Proteins from a single region of Argopecten irradians isolate NY chromosome 7, Ai_NY, whole genome shotgun sequence:
- the LOC138327484 gene encoding uncharacterized protein, with protein MDFNLSKDYLGLSDVIFVNEDQTESESYHMMEDEDDNITNVTIQEMNNAPNPKCPVFAFQGIAREERGCLFQGHELEAHGNVYTQRTPQETPKEQYVTPNVLKQESLSHREQYVTSNVYQQRSQSPCVRLETDRERPLPQALSFRPKYGTQYVPQQRMFGERARCFTPNISQQRPLNPVTREKPTSAEKQMMSRPRAPPPKVLCPPSSEFYQSPSAMQQVRPTSSVHRHINSLSAKGSADNLWSNARDIQCVGLTSHKTLRQLEDATQGDWRGYSPVKQKHGAILAEHGCLMQHIEESVDHQQKCQHKTRPGKFPRQSETSFCETNDVPGFKPFSVQSSDAPPPFPTPVVSVGATCSVGQITLPVKSLEPTSSESCGNVTLESARVNTATKSKFVCKFCKTNGETKGFYTSHDLKDAKGLVTCPVLRTFRCPICNATGDHAHTVTYCPFGSGKCSVMVTSKTPRMSCGRPRLYDPR; from the coding sequence ATGGATTTTAACCTTAGTAAGGATTATCTTGGACTTTCAGATGTAATCTTTGTAAACGAAGATCAAACAGAAAGTGAATCTTATCATATGATGGAAGATGAAGATGACAATATTACAAATGTCACTATTCAAGAAATGAACAACGCACCGAACCCAAAATGCCCAGTGTTTGCATTCCAAGGTATTGCAAGAGAGGAACGAGGCTGTTTGTTTCAAGGACACGAACTCGAAGCACATGGTAATGTTTACACGCAGCGGACACCACAAGAAACCCCCAAGGAACAGTATGTAACGCCAAATGTATTGAAACAAGAGTCGCTCAGTCACAGAGAACAATACGTCACGTCGAATGTTTATCAACAACGTTCACAGAGTCCATGTGTGCGTTTGGAAACTGATAGGGAACGGCCCTTGCCTCAAGCTTTGTCATTCAGACCAAAGTATGGAACACAATATGTGCCCCAGCAACGGATGTTCGGTGAGAGAGCTCGGTGTTTCACACCGAACATATCCCAACAGCGGCCATTAAATCCTGTAACTCGGGAAAAGCCTACGTCTGCTGAGAAACAAATGATGTCCAGACCCCGGGCTCCTCCACCAAAGGTCTTATGTCCTCCCTCGTCAGAGTTCTACCAGTCTCCGTCCGCAATGCAACAAGTAAGACCCACATCGAGTGTCCATCGCCATATTAATTCTTTGTCCGCAAAAGGATCAGCAGACAATTTGTGGTCCAATGCGCGCGACATCCAATGTGTTGGACTAACGTCACACAAAACACTACGTCAACTTGAGGATGCTACGCAGGGCGATTGGCGCGGGTATTCTCCTGTGAAACAGAAGCATGGCGCAATCCTGGCGGAACATGGCTGTTTGATGCAACATATTGAGGAAAGTGTCGACCATCAACAGAAATGCCAGCACAAAACTCGACCCGGGAAATTTCCGCGACAGAGCGAGACGTCATTTTGTGAGACAAATGATGTCCCTGGGTTCAAACCTTTCTCTGTGCAGAGTTCCGACGCTCCACCTCCTTTTCCTACTCCAGTCGTCTCTGTTGGCGCCACATGTTCGGTGGGCCAGATAACACTTCCGGTAAAGTCTTTAGAACCCACCAGTAGTGAAAGTTGTGGTAATGTAACTTTAGAAAGTGCACGAGTTAACACAGCGACCAAATCTAAATTCGTGTGTAAGTTCTGTAAGACTAACGGGGAAACAAAGGGATTCTACACGTCACATGACCTCAAGGATGCCAAAGGACTAGTCACGTGTCCAGTGCTACGTACTTTCCGTTGTCCCATATGTAACGCCACGGGGGACCACGCGCACACCGTGACATACTGTCCATTCGGATCAGGGAAGTGTTCCGTCATGGTAACGAGTAAGACGCCGAGGATGAGCTGCGGACGTCCGAGACTGTACGACCCGCGCTAA